A genomic segment from Streptomyces sp. NBC_00654 encodes:
- a CDS encoding acyl carrier protein produces MVPESDIETRVKKVLVDIFKGKFEAHEISIEADIVQDLGLDSLQAIEFLLRVEEEFDIELEYESLSLQTLRSVRQFSAETVQPLAGGEEGAEPREART; encoded by the coding sequence ATGGTGCCGGAATCCGACATCGAAACGCGCGTCAAGAAGGTCCTCGTCGATATCTTCAAGGGAAAATTCGAGGCCCACGAGATATCCATTGAAGCGGACATCGTCCAGGACCTGGGGCTCGACTCCCTGCAGGCCATCGAATTCCTGCTGAGGGTCGAGGAGGAGTTCGACATCGAGTTGGAGTACGAGAGCCTCAGCCTCCAGACACTTCGCTCGGTCCGGCAGTTCAGCGCCGAGACCGTCCAGCCGCTGGCCGGCGGCGAAGAAGGAGCCGAGCCCCGGGAAGCGCGGACGTGA
- a CDS encoding Gfo/Idh/MocA family protein — protein MSLAIGLIGATGIAERTMIRPSREYDDVSVRAVAASAPDRAGEYARRHAIPHVHACYEDLIDDPAVDLVYISLHTAGHARWAERAARAGKHVVVEKPLCLTRQELSAIGAAQRHGGGHVLEALPTLGHPWHRTVREWLRSGTFGELVDVRSRFDFAVQPGPGYRWRPDLGGGCFYDSAGYWLQALQDTVGITDARGTGHSDFDGFGGVDRRFSAALALPSGRRATLECSFGTSRTTEHMYVFREGTVRIRGVLLPVAGAVSLNITVVARDGSRTVTRTPAVSYYTQQFARIRALLRQEGTHWGAELGAAEPRIALMDRIHEAARRQMSGSVTEERN, from the coding sequence ATGAGCCTGGCCATCGGGCTGATCGGGGCGACCGGGATAGCCGAGCGCACCATGATCCGCCCCAGTCGGGAGTACGACGACGTCAGCGTACGGGCGGTGGCCGCTTCCGCTCCCGACCGCGCCGGGGAATACGCCCGCCGCCACGCGATCCCGCACGTCCACGCGTGCTACGAGGACCTGATCGACGATCCCGCGGTCGATCTGGTCTACATCTCCCTGCACACCGCGGGACACGCGCGATGGGCGGAGCGTGCGGCGCGGGCGGGCAAGCACGTGGTCGTCGAGAAGCCCCTGTGCCTGACGCGGCAGGAGCTCTCGGCGATCGGCGCCGCGCAGCGGCACGGGGGCGGCCATGTGCTGGAGGCGTTGCCCACGCTCGGACACCCCTGGCACCGGACGGTGCGCGAATGGCTGCGGTCCGGCACGTTCGGTGAACTCGTCGATGTGCGCAGCCGGTTCGACTTCGCGGTGCAGCCGGGGCCGGGCTACCGCTGGCGGCCCGACCTCGGCGGGGGGTGCTTCTACGATTCCGCGGGGTACTGGCTTCAGGCACTCCAGGACACGGTGGGCATCACCGACGCCCGAGGGACGGGGCACTCCGACTTCGACGGCTTCGGGGGAGTGGACCGCCGCTTCTCCGCGGCCCTGGCGCTGCCCAGCGGCCGGCGCGCCACGCTGGAGTGTTCCTTCGGCACGAGCCGTACCACCGAGCACATGTACGTGTTCCGTGAGGGTACCGTCCGGATCCGAGGCGTCCTGCTGCCCGTCGCCGGGGCTGTCTCCCTGAACATCACGGTAGTGGCCCGTGACGGCAGCAGAACAGTGACCAGAACCCCCGCGGTGTCCTACTACACGCAGCAGTTCGCACGCATTCGTGCGCTGTTGCGGCAGGAGGGAACGCACTGGGGCGCCGAACTCGGTGCCGCCGAACCGCGTATCGCGCTCATGGACCGGATCCATGAGGCAGCACGACGACAGATGTCCGGGTCCGTCACGGAGGAGCGAAATTGA
- a CDS encoding phosphotransferase family protein: MGELGVRGRESARYTPLTGGTYNTVLRVSLDRGRDWVLKLPPRSTAGLAYERGLLTGEITFYESAATVDSDGIVPRVVHSDTGSTTGTGPYLIMTACPGTPWHEVAGSLEESEQAGLREELGRLVARLHTVTGPGFGYPAQPLGPLAPTWREAFTAMTGAVLDDAERYAARLPRSTAAIREVFAAASGVLDDVTRPALVHFDLWQGNRLLSGPPGAVRLSGLIDGERMFWGDPVADFVSLALFADIEQDKEFLVGYAGAGGDSVFDDSVRLRLALYRAYLYLIMLVEVEPRDAAPADREWAWSHVAPQLVSALEDVESAPRGGRR; the protein is encoded by the coding sequence CTGGGAGAACTCGGAGTTCGGGGCAGGGAGTCGGCCCGGTACACGCCGCTGACGGGCGGAACGTACAACACGGTCCTGCGAGTATCCCTGGACCGGGGCCGCGACTGGGTGCTGAAACTCCCACCGCGGTCGACAGCGGGTCTGGCCTACGAGCGCGGGCTGCTGACCGGCGAGATCACCTTCTACGAGTCCGCCGCGACCGTGGACAGCGACGGCATCGTGCCCCGGGTGGTCCACAGCGATACCGGCTCCACCACGGGAACCGGCCCCTACCTGATCATGACAGCCTGCCCCGGTACTCCCTGGCACGAGGTCGCCGGCTCTCTGGAGGAGAGCGAACAGGCCGGGCTGCGGGAGGAGCTGGGGCGGCTGGTGGCCCGCCTGCACACCGTCACGGGGCCCGGATTCGGCTACCCCGCGCAGCCGCTGGGGCCGTTGGCGCCCACGTGGCGGGAGGCGTTCACCGCGATGACCGGTGCCGTGCTGGACGACGCGGAGCGTTACGCCGCGCGGCTCCCGCGTTCCACCGCGGCGATCCGGGAGGTGTTCGCCGCCGCGTCCGGCGTACTGGACGACGTCACCCGGCCCGCGTTGGTCCACTTCGACCTGTGGCAGGGAAACAGGCTGCTCTCCGGGCCGCCCGGCGCCGTCCGGCTGAGCGGGCTGATCGACGGCGAGCGGATGTTCTGGGGCGACCCGGTGGCCGACTTCGTCTCGCTGGCGCTCTTCGCCGACATCGAGCAGGACAAGGAGTTCCTCGTCGGCTACGCCGGCGCCGGCGGGGACAGCGTCTTCGACGATTCGGTACGCCTGCGTCTCGCGCTCTACCGGGCGTACCTCTACTTGATCATGCTGGTGGAGGTGGAACCCCGGGACGCCGCGCCCGCCGACCGGGAGTGGGCGTGGAGCCATGTGGCCCCCCAGCTCGTATCGGCCCTGGAGGACGTGGAATCGGCACCGCGCGGCGGTCGCCGGTGA
- a CDS encoding condensation domain-containing protein yields MKLYEADRRQTQRASFTQEERLVHGRKVSQQSNVLVFGCSVEGELDTRRLEAALAELQSRHESVRIVFPEGSYDIALRPADELDFAVLSAEGDTPEESWEAARRLVAETAAVPFDLASGPLLRVRCIRVAPAHHLVGFVLDHVIADGESCRILAEDLFALYAAGGRGGAGVELPRLPFQFLDFAHSERRFLAGREREKLLSYWRRKLDGVATVPLSRLRDPAIQDGAERRLRVDRITVDQPLHAGLMHTVRRQRVTLTAVCAAALKVTVRHHRLALGESDGTASDVAIMGSLANRSQSEVRRAVGYFATPCVLRTTFSGEESLAEVAQSESRTIFGALRHQELPHALIARELHPDDYGIRYLSATGHGPRYVNFDLTSGGSSWKLQADGLTVTTVRIARDEVPRGGMRVHIRDSGGSALVELRTDTGEYRAQWAQEFLADYMSVLRRFAADSDTRVAGAVSR; encoded by the coding sequence ATGAAGCTGTACGAAGCCGACCGCCGCCAGACCCAGAGGGCATCGTTCACACAGGAGGAACGCCTGGTGCACGGCCGCAAGGTGAGCCAGCAGAGCAATGTGCTGGTCTTCGGCTGCTCCGTCGAGGGGGAACTCGACACCCGCCGGCTGGAAGCGGCCCTGGCCGAGCTGCAGTCGCGCCACGAGAGCGTGCGGATCGTCTTCCCCGAGGGCTCCTACGACATCGCTCTGCGCCCGGCGGACGAACTGGACTTCGCGGTCCTCTCCGCCGAGGGGGACACGCCGGAGGAGTCGTGGGAGGCCGCCCGAAGGCTCGTCGCCGAGACCGCCGCCGTCCCCTTCGACCTGGCGAGCGGTCCCCTCCTGCGTGTGCGGTGCATCCGCGTGGCACCCGCGCACCACCTCGTGGGATTCGTCCTGGACCACGTCATCGCGGACGGTGAGTCCTGCCGGATTCTCGCCGAGGACCTCTTCGCCCTCTACGCGGCGGGCGGACGCGGGGGCGCCGGCGTCGAGCTGCCCCGTCTCCCCTTTCAGTTCCTGGACTTCGCCCACTCGGAGCGCCGTTTCCTGGCCGGCCGGGAACGCGAGAAGCTGCTGAGCTACTGGCGCCGGAAACTGGACGGTGTCGCCACCGTCCCCCTTTCGAGGCTTCGTGACCCCGCGATCCAGGACGGCGCGGAGCGCCGGCTGCGGGTGGACCGGATCACCGTGGACCAGCCCTTGCACGCGGGGCTGATGCACACCGTTCGCCGGCAGCGTGTGACGCTGACCGCGGTGTGTGCGGCTGCCCTCAAAGTCACCGTACGGCACCACCGGCTCGCACTCGGCGAGAGCGACGGGACGGCGTCCGATGTCGCGATCATGGGTTCGCTGGCCAATCGGTCCCAGAGCGAAGTGCGGCGCGCCGTGGGCTACTTCGCCACGCCGTGCGTGCTGCGTACCACCTTCTCGGGTGAGGAGTCGCTCGCGGAAGTGGCGCAGAGCGAGAGCCGCACGATATTCGGCGCCCTCCGGCACCAGGAGCTGCCCCACGCCCTGATCGCCAGAGAACTCCATCCGGACGACTACGGGATCCGCTACCTCTCCGCGACGGGGCACGGACCGAGGTACGTGAACTTCGACCTCACCTCGGGCGGCTCCTCCTGGAAGCTCCAGGCCGACGGGCTGACCGTGACCACCGTGCGCATCGCTCGCGACGAGGTGCCCCGGGGCGGGATGCGGGTGCACATCCGTGACAGCGGTGGGAGCGCGCTGGTCGAACTGCGGACGGACACAGGGGAGTACCGCGCCCAGTGGGCACAGGAGTTCCTGGCGGACTACATGAGTGTCCTGCGCCGCTTCGCCGCCGACTCGGACACCCGGGTGGCCGGGGCAGTGAGCCGCTGA
- a CDS encoding LuxR C-terminal-related transcriptional regulator → MLEAVGVSAFDEDVYRAVLSGPRSTVRDLAEHAGAGVARTGQALRRLAGLGLVRRVGRGQWESVSPRSALSALLNLRRSEAETVFAGVETEFADLHRLHRAGQLGSDPGALVEVLTGREVTARKIEELNRSVTTHLWTLDKPPYLEPVGQPHFHERETATTREWAERGVDIRGVYCLESIEPPGRLETLLELAALGERSRLLPHLPFKARIVDRRVAVVPLTGGSQDSIVLVHPSGLLDGLMELFEAYWEQAEPLLSERPDSVEGPSQEELMLLRLLHAGCKDKAIARQLGVSVRTATRRVAALMRRLDAGTRFQAGVRARERGWV, encoded by the coding sequence GTGCTGGAAGCAGTGGGCGTGAGCGCGTTCGACGAGGACGTGTACCGGGCGGTGTTGTCAGGACCGCGGAGTACGGTGCGTGATCTCGCGGAGCACGCGGGGGCCGGGGTGGCGCGGACAGGACAGGCGTTGAGGCGTCTCGCCGGTCTGGGGCTGGTGCGGCGGGTGGGGAGGGGCCAGTGGGAGTCGGTGAGTCCGCGGTCCGCGTTGTCGGCGTTGCTGAACCTGCGCCGGTCGGAGGCCGAGACGGTGTTCGCGGGGGTGGAGACGGAGTTCGCCGATCTGCACCGCCTGCACCGGGCAGGGCAACTGGGCTCGGATCCAGGGGCCTTGGTGGAGGTGCTGACGGGCCGGGAGGTGACGGCACGGAAGATCGAGGAGCTGAACCGGTCCGTCACCACGCATCTGTGGACGCTGGACAAGCCGCCGTATCTGGAGCCGGTGGGACAGCCGCATTTCCATGAGCGGGAGACGGCGACGACTCGGGAGTGGGCGGAGCGTGGGGTGGACATCCGAGGCGTGTACTGCCTGGAGTCGATCGAGCCGCCCGGACGGCTGGAGACGCTTCTGGAGCTGGCGGCGCTCGGGGAGCGGTCACGGTTGCTGCCGCATCTTCCCTTCAAGGCCCGGATCGTGGACCGGCGGGTCGCGGTGGTGCCGCTGACGGGGGGAAGCCAGGACTCCATCGTGCTGGTGCATCCGTCAGGTCTGCTGGACGGGCTGATGGAGCTGTTCGAGGCCTACTGGGAGCAGGCCGAGCCGCTGCTCTCCGAGAGGCCGGATTCGGTGGAGGGACCCAGCCAGGAGGAACTGATGCTGCTGCGGTTGCTGCACGCCGGATGCAAGGACAAAGCGATCGCCCGGCAGTTGGGGGTGAGTGTGCGTACAGCGACGCGTCGGGTGGCGGCGTTGATGCGGAGGCTGGATGCGGGAACGCGGTTTCAGGCCGGAGTGAGGGCACGGGAGCGGGGTTGGGTGTGA
- a CDS encoding S8 family serine peptidase — protein sequence MTPQPRRASRTRRGAISALLTTALAALSLPLAAPAAATGRTTPPATGTYLITLAGQPLVTYDGSIDSLPATKPTGGRKLDVTTTDAKRYRTHLVDEQKHMAKKVGATVRQHYAVTTNTFSAQLTGRQLVRLAATKGVTGIAPDRFHHATDDKNSTDFLGLSGRKGLWAALGGTAKAGKGVVIGVIDTGIWPESASFRAPALTARKPTGTPTKKPTKGDPYRPYRNGTTTVMHKADGTTFTGTCQTGESFTAAACNQKIISARYFGDAWLQHVPASNRAGYLSPRDSEGHGTHTASTAAGDAGVHATADGKDFGTVSGVAPAAGVAVYKALWQSKDGTQDGGLTSDLVAAIDQAVADGVDVINYSLGAEVESAYDDPSQTALRNAAAAGVFVATAGGNAGPGASSLDNTAPWTTTVAAGTIASHTGTVTLGNGKSHTGISTSVQKTVGSAPLVRAAAVKTADADTADANLCVTGTLDPARTTGKTVVCDRGTNARIDKSAEVKRAGGIGMVLVNTRDESTDGDLHSIPTVHLNGPDATAVRDYAATDNATATLTRGGNGAAYPQVAGFSSRGPSLISNGDLLKPDITAPGATILAAVSPPGNEGRDFDFYSGTSMAAPHIAGLAALYFAEHPAWSPMSVKSAMMTTASSTRTADGENSDDVFAQGAGEVDARAMLRPGLVYDSTERDWLAYLEGVGIDTRSGTRAIDPSDLNYPSIAIGELFGTQTVTRTVTATSAGTYRAKVDLPGIKATVSPSVLHFSHPGQKRTFTVKLDVTTAPSGVLNTGSLTWTSGRATVRSPIAVTPQSVHAPAEIKGTGTNGEITYSVTPATTTLTATAHGPVSSPSTKGTLTGTAEVYYEATIPAGTKASQISVHFDVAAGNIAGVVWGPLVDGAPQELQFADPDSDGTSTISLRQPKAGKIFLAVVAVDETSGDSVTPYTYQVNNITADSPAGGTVTVTPGHARVTPGTPTDLTATWSGVPADARSTTWIEYANGAGSFLTLN from the coding sequence GTGACACCTCAGCCACGAAGAGCGTCCCGCACCCGACGCGGCGCCATCAGTGCCCTGCTCACCACTGCCCTCGCCGCCCTCAGCCTTCCGCTTGCCGCCCCCGCCGCCGCCACCGGCCGTACCACGCCTCCGGCTACCGGCACCTACCTGATCACCCTTGCCGGCCAACCCCTCGTCACCTACGACGGCAGCATCGACAGCCTCCCCGCCACCAAGCCCACCGGGGGCAGGAAACTCGACGTCACCACCACCGACGCCAAGCGCTACCGCACCCACCTGGTCGACGAACAGAAACACATGGCCAAGAAGGTCGGCGCCACCGTCCGCCAGCACTACGCCGTCACCACCAACACCTTCAGCGCCCAGCTCACCGGCCGCCAGCTTGTCCGACTGGCCGCCACCAAGGGCGTCACCGGTATCGCCCCCGACCGATTCCACCACGCCACCGACGACAAGAACTCCACCGACTTCCTCGGCCTCTCCGGCCGAAAGGGTCTGTGGGCCGCCCTCGGAGGCACCGCCAAGGCCGGCAAGGGCGTCGTCATCGGCGTCATCGACACCGGGATCTGGCCCGAGAGCGCCTCTTTCCGCGCCCCCGCACTCACGGCCCGGAAGCCCACCGGCACACCCACCAAGAAGCCCACCAAGGGCGACCCCTACCGGCCCTACCGCAACGGCACCACCACCGTCATGCACAAGGCCGACGGCACCACCTTCACCGGCACCTGCCAGACCGGCGAGAGCTTCACCGCCGCCGCCTGCAACCAGAAGATCATCAGCGCCCGTTATTTCGGAGACGCCTGGCTCCAACACGTCCCCGCATCCAACCGGGCCGGCTACCTCTCCCCCCGCGACAGCGAAGGCCACGGCACCCACACCGCGTCGACCGCGGCCGGTGACGCAGGCGTCCACGCCACCGCCGACGGCAAGGACTTCGGTACGGTTTCCGGCGTCGCCCCCGCCGCCGGCGTCGCCGTCTACAAGGCTCTCTGGCAGAGCAAGGACGGCACCCAGGACGGCGGCCTGACCAGCGATCTCGTGGCAGCCATCGACCAGGCCGTCGCCGACGGCGTGGACGTCATCAACTACTCCCTCGGCGCCGAAGTCGAGAGCGCGTACGACGACCCGTCCCAGACCGCGCTCCGCAACGCCGCCGCCGCCGGTGTCTTCGTCGCCACCGCCGGGGGCAACGCCGGCCCCGGGGCCTCCAGCCTCGACAACACCGCCCCCTGGACCACCACCGTCGCCGCCGGAACCATCGCCTCCCACACCGGCACCGTGACCCTCGGCAACGGAAAGAGCCACACCGGCATCAGCACCAGCGTGCAGAAAACCGTCGGCTCCGCACCTCTCGTCCGCGCCGCCGCCGTCAAGACCGCCGACGCCGACACCGCCGATGCCAACCTCTGTGTCACCGGCACCCTCGACCCCGCACGGACCACGGGGAAGACAGTCGTCTGCGATCGGGGCACCAACGCCCGCATCGACAAATCCGCCGAAGTCAAGCGAGCCGGCGGCATCGGCATGGTCCTGGTGAACACCCGCGACGAGAGCACCGACGGCGACCTGCACTCCATACCCACCGTCCACCTGAACGGTCCCGACGCCACCGCCGTACGCGACTACGCCGCCACGGACAACGCCACCGCCACCCTCACCCGGGGTGGCAACGGCGCCGCCTACCCGCAGGTCGCCGGCTTCTCCTCCCGCGGTCCCTCCCTCATCAGCAACGGGGACCTTCTCAAGCCCGACATCACCGCGCCCGGCGCCACCATCCTCGCCGCCGTATCGCCGCCCGGCAACGAGGGCCGCGACTTCGACTTCTACTCCGGCACCTCCATGGCAGCCCCGCACATCGCCGGGCTCGCCGCCCTCTACTTCGCCGAGCACCCCGCATGGTCGCCCATGAGCGTCAAGTCGGCCATGATGACCACCGCCTCCTCCACCAGGACCGCCGATGGCGAGAACAGCGACGACGTCTTCGCCCAGGGCGCCGGCGAGGTCGACGCCCGGGCCATGCTCCGGCCCGGACTCGTCTACGACTCCACCGAGCGGGACTGGCTCGCCTACCTGGAGGGCGTCGGCATCGACACCCGGAGCGGAACCAGGGCCATCGACCCCAGCGACCTCAACTACCCCTCCATCGCGATCGGTGAGCTCTTCGGCACCCAGACCGTCACCCGCACCGTCACCGCCACCTCGGCCGGCACCTACCGCGCCAAGGTCGACCTTCCCGGTATCAAGGCCACCGTCTCCCCGTCCGTCCTGCATTTCAGCCACCCCGGGCAGAAGCGCACCTTCACGGTCAAGCTCGACGTGACCACCGCACCCTCGGGAGTCCTCAACACCGGTTCCCTCACCTGGACCTCCGGCCGGGCCACCGTCCGCAGCCCGATAGCCGTCACCCCCCAGAGCGTCCACGCCCCTGCCGAGATCAAGGGCACCGGCACCAACGGCGAGATCACCTACTCCGTCACCCCGGCCACCACGACCCTCACGGCCACCGCCCACGGCCCGGTCTCCTCGCCCTCCACCAAGGGCACCCTGACCGGAACCGCTGAGGTCTACTACGAGGCGACCATCCCGGCCGGAACCAAGGCTTCCCAGATCTCGGTCCATTTCGACGTGGCCGCGGGCAACATCGCCGGCGTCGTCTGGGGCCCCCTGGTCGACGGTGCCCCGCAGGAACTCCAGTTCGCCGACCCCGACAGCGACGGAACATCCACCATCTCCCTGCGGCAGCCGAAGGCGGGGAAGATCTTCCTGGCCGTGGTGGCCGTCGACGAGACCAGCGGCGACAGCGTCACCCCGTACACCTACCAGGTGAACAACATCACCGCGGACAGCCCGGCCGGCGGCACGGTCACCGTCACGCCCGGCCATGCCCGTGTCACTCCCGGAACCCCGACCGACCTGACGGCCACCTGGTCCGGCGTCCCGGCGGACGCCCGGTCCACCACCTGGATCGAATACGCCAACGGCGCGGGCTCCTTCCTGACCCTCAACTGA
- a CDS encoding DUF4132 domain-containing protein: MGWVPAGDYEVALEAGKVVCRNGKGRRLKSVPARLKDDPAVVGLRQLTEWLERHERQCLTDVEQWMVRSLPVPTAVLARVWPDPAWQAALRDVVVTGVDGGVAGFLRDVDPDRGLGLVDLDGDTVRITPDVVSVPHPVLLDDLDELREFAVELGVRQNVEQLFREVWRRPPDLVPDTTSVDTYAGGVFKEVRFLHSRVTQLGYRSRGGYAVCPVVEDGATAEARIWIGEHDGYDEYGTETGPLCWTEPAGRALTAAEVGPVAWSEGMRMAAALYAGRDVENEERAA; the protein is encoded by the coding sequence ATGGGGTGGGTTCCGGCGGGCGACTACGAAGTCGCTCTGGAGGCGGGCAAAGTGGTCTGCCGCAACGGGAAGGGCCGACGGCTGAAGTCCGTCCCGGCCAGATTGAAGGACGACCCGGCGGTCGTCGGACTCCGGCAGTTGACCGAGTGGCTGGAGCGGCACGAACGCCAGTGCCTGACCGACGTCGAGCAGTGGATGGTGCGTTCGTTGCCGGTGCCCACGGCCGTGCTCGCGCGGGTCTGGCCCGACCCGGCGTGGCAGGCGGCCCTGCGGGACGTGGTGGTCACCGGCGTGGACGGTGGGGTCGCCGGTTTCCTGCGCGATGTCGACCCCGACCGCGGTCTCGGTCTCGTCGACCTGGACGGCGACACGGTCCGGATCACCCCGGACGTCGTCAGCGTGCCCCACCCGGTCCTCCTCGACGACCTCGACGAGCTGCGTGAGTTCGCGGTCGAACTGGGGGTACGCCAGAACGTGGAGCAGTTGTTCCGCGAGGTGTGGCGCCGCCCGCCGGACCTCGTCCCGGACACCACCTCCGTGGACACCTACGCCGGCGGCGTGTTCAAGGAAGTGCGCTTCCTGCACAGCCGCGTCACCCAGCTCGGGTACCGGTCGCGCGGCGGATACGCGGTCTGCCCGGTCGTCGAGGACGGCGCCACCGCCGAGGCGCGCATCTGGATCGGCGAGCACGACGGCTACGACGAGTACGGCACCGAGACGGGCCCCCTGTGCTGGACCGAACCCGCGGGGCGCGCGCTGACGGCCGCCGAGGTCGGCCCCGTCGCGTGGTCCGAGGGCATGCGCATGGCGGCGGCGCTCTACGCCGGCCGCGACGTGGAGAACGAGGAGCGGGCGGCATGA
- a CDS encoding AAA family ATPase: protein MTNDTTTTMDSTTTGGVPDRATAPGREHRQVTPPEDRYATELAFLAAHDSGPRPPGWLLTPRAVVTFVMGSAGESLGLPKGARPGAGVPRRLVIEQKFVGERALVERCVITLAGERGLLLVGEPGTAKSMLSELLSAAVCGTSSLTVQGTAGTTEDQLKYGWNYALLLAQGPTEQALVPSPVLAAMTRGAVARVEEVTRCLPEVQDALVSLLSERRIAVPELAGGEGAQVHAAPGFTLIATANLRDKGVSEMSAALKRRFNFETVGPIGDVDAETALVRRQSRAAVERVGAAYQVDDAVLETLVTAFRDLREGRSAEGWEVERPSTVMSTAEAVSVAGSLGLSAAYFPGDRDVLSLLPGHLLGVVRKDDPADAARLLGYWDGPVRRRAEQGSATWRALWDLRSVLEN, encoded by the coding sequence ATGACGAACGACACCACGACCACCATGGACAGCACCACCACGGGCGGCGTCCCGGACCGGGCGACGGCGCCCGGCCGGGAGCACCGCCAGGTCACACCGCCCGAGGACCGGTACGCCACCGAGCTGGCCTTCCTCGCCGCCCACGACTCCGGGCCCCGCCCACCCGGCTGGCTGCTCACCCCGCGCGCCGTCGTCACCTTTGTGATGGGCAGCGCGGGCGAGTCACTGGGCCTGCCGAAGGGCGCCCGGCCCGGAGCCGGGGTGCCGCGCCGCCTGGTGATCGAGCAGAAGTTCGTCGGCGAGCGCGCCCTGGTCGAACGGTGCGTGATCACCCTTGCCGGTGAGCGCGGACTCCTCCTCGTGGGCGAACCCGGCACCGCCAAGTCCATGCTCTCCGAGCTGCTGTCGGCGGCCGTCTGCGGGACCAGCTCGCTCACCGTGCAGGGCACCGCGGGCACCACCGAGGACCAGCTCAAGTACGGCTGGAACTACGCGCTGCTGCTCGCCCAGGGTCCCACCGAGCAGGCCCTGGTGCCCTCCCCGGTACTCGCCGCGATGACCCGGGGTGCCGTCGCCCGCGTCGAGGAGGTCACCCGCTGCCTGCCGGAGGTCCAGGACGCCCTCGTGTCACTGCTCTCCGAGCGGCGGATCGCGGTCCCCGAACTCGCGGGCGGCGAGGGCGCCCAGGTGCACGCGGCCCCCGGGTTCACCCTCATCGCCACCGCCAACCTGCGGGACAAGGGCGTCTCGGAGATGTCCGCCGCGCTGAAGCGGCGCTTCAACTTCGAGACCGTGGGCCCCATCGGGGACGTGGACGCCGAGACCGCGCTCGTCCGGCGCCAGTCGCGGGCGGCCGTCGAACGCGTGGGCGCCGCCTACCAGGTGGACGACGCGGTCCTCGAAACCCTGGTCACCGCCTTCCGGGACCTGCGCGAAGGCCGCTCCGCGGAGGGCTGGGAGGTCGAGCGCCCCTCCACGGTGATGAGCACGGCGGAGGCGGTCTCCGTCGCGGGCTCCCTGGGCCTGTCCGCCGCCTACTTCCCCGGTGACCGGGACGTGCTCTCCCTCCTGCCCGGCCATCTGCTCGGCGTCGTCCGGAAGGACGACCCCGCCGACGCGGCACGGCTGCTCGGGTACTGGGACGGGCCGGTGCGCAGGCGCGCGGAGCAGGGGTCGGCCACCTGGCGTGCCCTGTGGGACCTGCGCTCGGTGCTGGAGAACTGA